A region from the Pithys albifrons albifrons isolate INPA30051 chromosome Z, PitAlb_v1, whole genome shotgun sequence genome encodes:
- the CCDC112 gene encoding coiled-coil domain-containing protein 112: protein MAAPGSAPAVGRPQNEGCATSAGADLQFQNWKTKAEKAQKVEFIRTAEKLKAQLANIEKDKNGLHYNRKSDFRVEYRILEDLEHSMTVSRKTEKAEILQQLSKIQNNVKRLQQKLKDVKPTPEFVDKLKAMMEEIENAINAFKEEQRQIYEQLLKEEKATINELSLFERKMELWVLGSLTTEKVLKLPSTTVTVDKTLENHLPKEVVEFERFLQQTGGRQGGWDDYDHQNFLKVRSKYKGKLSYMDEALQYLSGRTKEDIEQHDKWYQEFLILHERKKESIKKWKEKQQEEKERNLKEKEKSEKMLKEKWQHREEAQKQKAEEERKRKQAAVEAWKKQKAIAFAMEEASHVKLENREKRQGKEHQLKVLLLERNTLQKKIKEEFEKLEHEKREEAEKDKRKKISAERISRFQERDLHRLELRGLQKEAKEIEKQEIEKRLAKLREKPCLGLQSEPGPTAGRRTSQPFPEAGTALASHRTYIPFDFWEFRGGSAGCRTGRCAVPWH from the exons ATGGCCGCGCCGGGCTCGGCGCCGGCGGTCGGGCGGCCGCAG AACGAGGGCTGTGCCACTAGTGCGGGTGCTGATCTGCAATTTCAGAACTGGAAGACGAAAGCTGAGAAAGCTCAGAAAGTTGAATTCATAAGAACTGCAGAAAAGCTAAAAGCTCA GCTTGCAAAtatagaaaaagacaaaaatggaCTGCATTATAATAGGAAGAGTGATTTCAGGGTAGAATACAGAATACTAGAGGATCTGGAACACAGCATGACTGtcagcagaaaaacagaaa AAGCTGAAATCCTGCAGCAGCTatcaaaaatacaaaacaatgtGAAGAGACTTCAGCAAAAATTAAAGGATGTGAAGCCTACACCAGAAT ttgtTGACAAGCTCAAGGCAATGATGGAAGAAATTGAAAATGCAATTAATGCTTTTAAAGAGGAACAAAGGCAAAT ATATGAACAGCttttgaaggaggaaaaagctACCATTAATGAGCTCAGTCTTTTCGAGAGAAAAATGGAACTGTGGGTGTTAGGCAGCTTAACAACAGAAAAAGTTTTGAAATTACCATCAACCACAGTTACAGTTGATAAAACACTGGAAAATCACCTACCCAAAGAAGTAGTAGAGTTTGAAAGATTTCTTCAGCAAACAGGAGGGCGGCAAGGAGGCTGGGATGATTATGATCATcaaaattttctgaaagtaCGGAGTAAATACAAAGGAAAGTTGTCTTATATGGATGAAGCCCTTCAGTATCTCAGTGGAAGAACAAAAGAAGATATTGAACAGCATGACAAATGGTATCAAGAATTTCTAATATtacatgaaagaaagaaagag TCAATTAAgaagtggaaagaaaagcagcaggaagaaaaagaaagaaacttgaaggagaaagagaaatcagaaaaaatgctCAAGGAAAAATGGCAGCATCGTGAAGAAGCTCAGaagcaaaaagcagaagaagaaagaaaaagaaaacaagcagcagtTGAAGCAtggaagaaacagaaagcaatAGCATTTGCAATGGAAGAAGCATCACATGTAAAACtagaaaacagggagaaaagacaaggaaaagagCACCAGCTAAAGGTACTACTGTTGGAAAGGAATACcttgcagaagaaaataaaggaggaaTTTGAAAAGCTTGAACATGAGAAGAGAGAGGAAGCGGAAAaggacaaaaggaagaaaatttctgcagaaagaaTTTCTAGGTTTCAAGAGCGT GATCTACATAGACTGGAGCTAAGGGGTTTACAGAAAGAAGCTAAAGAAATAGAGAaacaagaaatagaaaaaaggtTGGCAAAGTTGAGAGAGAAG ccctgcctcggCCTGCAGAGCGAGCCCGGCCCTACCGCAGGGCGAAGAAccagccagcccttcccagaggCCGGCACAGCGTTGGCTTCACACAGGACGTATATTCCCTTTGATTTTTGGGAGTTTCGCGGAGGAAGCGCTGGCTGTCGGACCGGCCGCTGTGCTGTCCCGTGGCACTAA